One window from the genome of Lentibacillus daqui encodes:
- a CDS encoding GNAT family N-acetyltransferase has translation MESVIQVKKADERHIDGIAKVCTDGYWATYIDLRPKEYINRIIKEFYNIERITNEITCTGREWGGYVVALEDGEVIGAGGGGMIGKNTGELFVLYLNPNRRNEGIGTMILEAITKQQKDLGATEQWVSVTKGNKKGIPFYEAKGFTFKYEKESYGNIQSEDYISLRYHRFI, from the coding sequence ATGGAATCAGTAATTCAAGTTAAAAAAGCAGATGAACGACACATAGATGGAATTGCAAAAGTATGTACAGATGGATATTGGGCAACATATATTGATTTACGTCCAAAAGAATATATAAATAGGATTATTAAAGAGTTTTATAACATTGAAAGAATCACAAATGAAATTACCTGTACAGGTCGAGAATGGGGTGGTTACGTAGTGGCTTTGGAAGATGGAGAAGTTATTGGGGCTGGTGGAGGTGGCATGATCGGAAAAAATACTGGTGAACTATTTGTACTGTATCTTAATCCCAACCGAAGAAATGAAGGCATAGGCACAATGATTCTTGAAGCTATTACCAAGCAACAAAAAGATTTGGGAGCCACTGAGCAATGGGTCTCTGTAACAAAAGGAAACAAAAAAGGCATTCCCTTTTATGAAGCAAAAGGATTTACCTTTAAATATGAAAAAGAGAGTTATGGAAACATTCAAAGTGAGGATTATATTTCATTAAGATATCATCGTTTTATCTAA
- a CDS encoding VC0807 family protein codes for MNKKLIILDLVCYGAIPFLIWRYGRDLTGDYWAMLLSTVPGFIYTVYRFAKERQFNIAGLFIIGSLLIGTTVDLLSGNAENMLWNQVYLGYGFAFVFLLSMMVRKPLGLYFAVDWAYLQGFRRKDSLTLFSKKGLFQWYQLVTLLFVLQGVFQNTLKAWLIYKFGVDGYDQVLIYRKISGYIFSAMIFGGFMLAGVKTNNYLKEHSSDYAAKSFVK; via the coding sequence ATGAATAAAAAACTAATTATTCTTGACTTAGTTTGCTATGGGGCCATCCCGTTTCTGATTTGGAGGTACGGCCGTGATTTGACTGGTGATTACTGGGCGATGTTGCTTTCCACAGTTCCTGGATTCATCTATACGGTTTACCGCTTTGCCAAGGAGCGGCAGTTTAATATCGCAGGGCTATTCATTATTGGATCGCTTTTAATCGGAACAACTGTTGATCTCTTATCGGGAAACGCGGAAAACATGCTTTGGAATCAAGTCTATCTGGGCTATGGATTTGCATTTGTTTTTCTATTGTCAATGATGGTAAGAAAGCCACTGGGACTTTACTTTGCAGTGGATTGGGCCTATTTGCAAGGGTTTCGCCGCAAAGATAGTTTGACCTTATTTTCCAAAAAAGGACTTTTCCAATGGTATCAATTGGTAACCTTATTGTTTGTTCTTCAAGGGGTCTTTCAAAACACACTAAAGGCATGGCTGATTTACAAATTTGGTGTGGACGGATATGATCAGGTGTTGATCTATCGGAAAATTAGTGGGTATATCTTTTCAGCAATGATTTTCGGCGGGTTTATGTTGGCTGGAGTCAAAACAAACAATTATTTGAAAGAACACTCCTCTGACTATGCCGCCAAATCATTTGTTAAGTGA
- a CDS encoding MerR family transcriptional regulator yields MYSIGQLAKTADITVRTLRYYDQIGLLPPNSVDRAGKRYYNSEAAAKLQIIVMLKELGFSLETIHEMMEKQVQSPKDLLSMRLHIIELEQQRLDKAKERIHFLIQMMELEGTEDWEYFVDYVSSNQVSAQEMAEKWDRHFTKGELDKIARLPEVGQDIEQINKWIHIVKDIRNILGTDPASPKAQELAKRWLDLAYEMFDDDRELAHKVWQVNDEENLGFYHFDEEVVAFINKACEHLFQEQNGGGNL; encoded by the coding sequence ATGTATTCAATTGGTCAATTAGCAAAAACGGCTGATATAACGGTCAGAACGTTGAGGTACTACGATCAAATTGGGCTGCTGCCACCAAATAGTGTGGATCGCGCTGGTAAGCGTTATTATAACTCGGAAGCGGCGGCAAAACTGCAGATTATCGTTATGCTAAAGGAGCTTGGCTTTTCACTGGAAACAATCCATGAAATGATGGAAAAACAAGTGCAGTCTCCGAAAGATTTGCTGTCCATGCGTTTGCATATAATTGAATTGGAGCAGCAGCGTCTGGATAAGGCAAAAGAAAGAATCCATTTTTTAATTCAAATGATGGAACTAGAAGGGACGGAGGATTGGGAGTATTTTGTTGATTATGTTTCCTCAAACCAAGTCAGCGCCCAAGAAATGGCCGAAAAATGGGATCGTCATTTTACAAAAGGAGAACTGGATAAAATCGCACGGTTACCAGAGGTTGGACAGGATATCGAACAAATAAATAAATGGATCCATATCGTGAAGGACATTCGAAACATTCTTGGCACAGACCCAGCATCTCCAAAGGCACAGGAACTGGCAAAAAGATGGCTGGATCTAGCCTATGAGATGTTCGATGATGATCGGGAATTGGCCCATAAAGTGTGGCAGGTGAACGATGAAGAAAACCTTGGATTCTATCACTTTGATGAAGAAGTGGTGGCATTCATTAACAAGGCCTGTGAACATTTATTCCAGGAACAGAACGGCGGTGGGAATTTATGA
- a CDS encoding RluA family pseudouridine synthase, giving the protein MKPKHKHGKNEQKTFEYKVKEQSELLPFLLKVLSNRSRNSVKSMLTRGQVSVNDHVETKHNYPLRSGQTVTILKNKTAVKQSEFIGLSILYEDNDIIVINKDAGLLSITDKKEKTRTAHHQLMDYVRQDNPQNRIFVVHRLDKDTSGVMMFAKSEKVKRNLQTNWKDSVKERTYVALVEGEVEKPKGTITSWLKESRTHLMYSSPNKNGGQRAVTHYKVMKTNKDFSLLEVQLETGRKNQIRVHMQDISHPVVGDKKYGSTGNAIGRLGLHAKVLAFGHPSTGEFLRFEAAMPKSFWKKVK; this is encoded by the coding sequence ATGAAGCCTAAACATAAGCATGGTAAAAATGAACAGAAAACATTTGAATATAAGGTCAAGGAACAGTCAGAGCTATTACCATTTTTATTGAAAGTGTTATCCAACCGCAGCCGTAATTCCGTGAAATCAATGCTCACCCGTGGACAAGTATCAGTTAATGATCATGTCGAAACGAAACACAACTATCCATTGCGATCAGGGCAAACGGTTACGATCTTGAAAAATAAAACGGCGGTAAAACAGAGTGAATTCATTGGCTTGTCGATTCTGTACGAGGATAACGATATTATCGTGATTAATAAGGATGCAGGGCTGCTGTCGATCACTGACAAAAAGGAAAAGACGCGAACGGCACATCATCAGTTGATGGATTATGTACGTCAAGATAATCCGCAGAATCGTATTTTTGTTGTTCACCGCTTGGATAAAGATACATCTGGTGTGATGATGTTTGCGAAAAGTGAAAAGGTAAAGCGTAACCTGCAAACGAACTGGAAGGATAGTGTCAAAGAACGGACTTATGTTGCGCTGGTGGAAGGGGAAGTAGAAAAGCCTAAGGGGACGATTACCTCATGGTTAAAGGAAAGCCGTACCCACCTGATGTACTCCAGTCCGAATAAAAACGGTGGACAGCGTGCAGTAACCCATTACAAGGTGATGAAGACGAATAAGGATTTTTCTTTGCTGGAAGTCCAGCTTGAAACCGGACGGAAAAATCAAATTCGCGTGCATATGCAAGATATCAGCCATCCAGTTGTTGGCGATAAAAAATATGGGTCAACCGGAAATGCAATTGGACGGCTGGGACTGCATGCAAAAGTACTAGCGTTTGGGCATCCATCGACAGGGGAATTTCTGCGGTTTGAAGCGGCAATGCCAAAGTCGTTTTGGAAGAAAGTAAAGTAA
- a CDS encoding helix-turn-helix domain-containing protein: MYLTIKETAEYLSLDEQRVRAFVLQGRIHSVHDGEQYLINNTQFTTYFEQVEKYKKMIEEYLSEPIPEDIDVKDED; the protein is encoded by the coding sequence GTGTATCTCACCATAAAAGAAACCGCAGAATATTTATCACTTGATGAGCAGCGAGTGAGGGCGTTTGTTTTACAGGGTCGGATTCATTCCGTACATGATGGCGAACAATATCTGATTAACAATACCCAATTCACGACTTATTTTGAACAAGTGGAAAAGTACAAAAAGATGATTGAAGAATATCTAAGCGAACCAATCCCGGAAGATATAGATGTGAAAGATGAAGATTAG
- a CDS encoding GNAT family N-acetyltransferase: MIFWPNPPSPETHLRLLKNSDHVVLAIDEQLNQVIGFITAISDHVLSAYIPLLEVLPSYQSHGIGKELVTRILNELDDICMIDLMCDEDLQPFYEKVNMMKSTGMILRNYRQQSGKG; this comes from the coding sequence ATGATTTTCTGGCCGAATCCACCAAGTCCAGAAACACATTTGCGATTACTAAAGAATAGTGATCATGTCGTTCTGGCCATTGATGAACAACTGAATCAGGTTATTGGCTTTATTACTGCGATTAGCGACCATGTTCTTTCCGCCTATATTCCGCTACTTGAGGTGCTGCCTTCCTATCAAAGTCATGGGATCGGCAAGGAATTGGTTACACGAATACTAAATGAGCTGGATGACATTTGTATGATTGACCTGATGTGTGATGAGGATCTGCAACCATTTTATGAAAAAGTTAATATGATGAAATCGACTGGAATGATATTACGCAACTATCGGCAACAATCTGGTAAAGGATAA
- a CDS encoding GNAT family N-acetyltransferase, translating into MVAIKKGENKFYVGENEKDPLAVITYKPADDGNLIVDYTYVSDELRGEGVGQQLVEQMVKYAREEDKKLIPECSYAKGKLKNTQAYRDVLYEQ; encoded by the coding sequence ATGGTTGCCATTAAAAAAGGGGAAAACAAGTTTTATGTCGGTGAAAATGAAAAAGATCCGTTGGCAGTAATCACCTATAAGCCTGCTGATGACGGTAATCTGATTGTTGACTACACCTATGTTTCCGATGAATTACGTGGGGAAGGTGTGGGGCAACAATTGGTTGAACAAATGGTGAAATATGCCAGGGAAGAAGATAAAAAACTTATTCCTGAATGTTCCTATGCGAAAGGTAAGCTGAAGAATACACAGGCTTATCGTGATGTGCTGTATGAACAGTAA
- the cyoE gene encoding heme o synthase, translating into MDKVGTLSSQKAVNSKGLTNSKSIISDIKELFKAIVLISNVLPVFTGFWLALHFTGASFADNWGVFILTIVGSMAVMAGALVLNNWYDVDIDTVMARTKNRPTVTGNFSLKAVLKLGIALSVVGMVILLFTTLEAAIYAFIGWFVYVVLYTMWSKRKYTLNTVIGSVSGAVTPLIGWAAIEPAYHVVPIVLFFVLFIWQIPHTFSIAIKKYDEYKAANVAMLPVVHGFAFTKRQMVVYIACLLPLPFLLASLGTIFMVIASILNIGWLILGIRGFTAKDDWQWAHKNFIYSLSYLTILFLLMIVVTIPGS; encoded by the coding sequence ATGGACAAAGTGGGGACCCTTTCATCACAAAAGGCTGTGAATAGTAAAGGGTTAACGAATTCAAAATCAATCATTTCTGACATAAAAGAGTTGTTTAAAGCCATTGTGTTAATTTCAAATGTGTTGCCGGTATTTACCGGATTTTGGCTGGCACTACACTTTACAGGTGCATCGTTTGCTGATAACTGGGGTGTATTTATCCTGACCATCGTTGGTAGTATGGCTGTGATGGCTGGCGCATTGGTTCTGAACAATTGGTATGACGTGGATATTGATACGGTTATGGCCAGAACGAAAAACCGGCCGACAGTAACAGGGAATTTTTCACTAAAGGCCGTACTGAAATTGGGGATTGCATTGTCAGTCGTTGGGATGGTCATCTTGTTGTTTACCACGCTTGAAGCAGCCATTTACGCATTTATTGGCTGGTTCGTCTATGTAGTTTTGTATACGATGTGGTCCAAACGCAAATATACATTAAACACGGTGATCGGCAGTGTTTCCGGTGCGGTTACGCCATTAATCGGCTGGGCAGCGATTGAACCAGCATACCATGTTGTCCCAATTGTACTATTTTTTGTCTTATTTATTTGGCAAATTCCCCATACCTTTTCGATTGCCATTAAAAAATACGATGAATATAAAGCGGCCAACGTGGCGATGTTACCAGTTGTACACGGATTTGCGTTTACGAAACGGCAGATGGTTGTCTATATTGCCTGTCTATTACCGTTACCATTTTTATTGGCATCGCTAGGGACAATCTTTATGGTTATTGCCTCGATTTTAAATATTGGCTGGCTTATCCTTGGGATCCGAGGGTTTACCGCCAAGGATGACTGGCAATGGGCACATAAAAATTTTATTTACTCGTTAAGTTATTTAACAATCCTGTTTTTATTGATGATTGTCGTGACCATTCCGGGATCGTAA
- a CDS encoding type II toxin-antitoxin system death-on-curing family toxin: MHYLTVKEVEAINQYIILKYSPNEPIGLKDRSMLESSVYRPQQSAFGKDVYPTIETKAAALFESLAQNRPFHNANKKTAFASLTQFLYYNVFDFEMLNQWAQADFTVDVVNHKNDFVQIASTIKEYSFQL, translated from the coding sequence ATGCATTATTTAACCGTTAAAGAAGTTGAAGCGATCAATCAATATATCATCTTAAAATATTCACCAAATGAACCAATCGGGTTGAAAGACCGTTCAATGCTCGAATCATCTGTTTACCGTCCTCAACAGTCGGCATTTGGAAAAGATGTATACCCAACGATTGAAACAAAGGCAGCTGCCCTTTTTGAATCATTGGCACAAAATCGTCCGTTTCACAATGCCAATAAGAAGACGGCATTTGCATCACTCACTCAATTTCTTTACTACAATGTTTTTGATTTTGAAATGCTGAATCAATGGGCACAAGCAGATTTTACCGTTGATGTCGTTAACCATAAAAACGATTTTGTGCAAATAGCTTCGACCATTAAGGAATATTCATTCCAGTTATAA
- a CDS encoding SMI1/KNR4 family protein: MIIPDDYKQFLRWYGETFFEKNIIFKPLEPPPTATEDGNQYFDGFYGLMSENNINQQIDDYKNRIPGNLIPVGECPGGNLICIGVNGTSYGKIYFWNHENELEARLMIGDVAGVENIDLYWDNIYLVSETFVDFLNTLEIDNNDFEEDENMDEIELWLDDDLLDD; this comes from the coding sequence ATAATAATACCGGATGATTATAAGCAGTTTCTAAGGTGGTACGGTGAAACCTTTTTTGAAAAGAATATAATTTTTAAACCGTTGGAGCCACCACCTACAGCAACAGAGGACGGTAATCAATATTTCGATGGGTTTTACGGATTAATGAGTGAAAACAATATAAATCAGCAAATAGATGATTATAAAAATCGAATTCCTGGCAACTTAATTCCTGTTGGCGAATGTCCAGGAGGGAACCTGATCTGTATAGGCGTAAATGGAACATCCTACGGTAAGATTTATTTTTGGAATCACGAAAATGAACTTGAAGCCAGATTGATGATTGGTGATGTAGCCGGTGTAGAAAATATTGATTTATATTGGGACAATATATACCTTGTTTCGGAAACATTTGTCGACTTTCTAAACACATTGGAAATCGATAACAATGATTTTGAAGAAGATGAGAACATGGATGAAATAGAATTATGGTTGGACGATGATCTATTAGACGATTAG
- a CDS encoding class I SAM-dependent methyltransferase, translating into MKQNKYDDPNFFSAYEQMPRSVKGLEGAGEWHILKALIPNLKNKTVLDLGCGFGWHCRYARQQQASSVTGVDISEKMIQRAREMTNDPSISYINAPIEDVDFPNSSFDVVISSLAFHYIQSYTSICEKVYAYLKPGGSFVFSVEHPIFTSRNEQDWYYDERGSRLHWPVDNYQIEGLRETTFLNESVIKYHRTVSTYINDLINSGFMINAVKESFPSEDMLKSNPEMKDENRRPMFLMISAEKGNR; encoded by the coding sequence TTGAAACAAAATAAATATGATGATCCAAATTTCTTTTCTGCGTATGAACAGATGCCACGATCGGTAAAAGGGCTGGAAGGTGCTGGAGAATGGCATATACTGAAAGCGTTAATACCGAATTTGAAAAATAAAACTGTACTTGATCTGGGTTGCGGTTTTGGCTGGCATTGCCGATATGCCCGCCAGCAGCAAGCAAGCTCTGTAACAGGTGTAGATATATCCGAAAAAATGATTCAAAGGGCTCGCGAAATGACCAATGATCCTTCCATTTCTTATATAAACGCACCAATAGAAGACGTTGATTTTCCAAATTCCTCATTTGATGTGGTCATCAGCTCATTGGCTTTTCACTATATTCAGTCTTATACATCAATCTGTGAAAAAGTTTATGCTTATCTAAAGCCTGGAGGGAGTTTCGTTTTCTCGGTTGAACATCCAATTTTCACTTCCCGGAATGAACAAGATTGGTACTACGATGAACGGGGGAGTCGCCTGCATTGGCCAGTTGATAACTATCAAATAGAGGGGTTGCGTGAAACAACATTCTTGAATGAGTCTGTTATCAAGTACCATCGTACAGTTTCCACATATATCAATGACTTAATTAATAGCGGTTTCATGATAAATGCAGTTAAGGAATCATTTCCTTCCGAAGACATGTTAAAAAGTAATCCCGAAATGAAAGATGAGAACCGGAGGCCCATGTTTTTAATGATCTCGGCGGAAAAGGGAAATAGATGA
- a CDS encoding beta-ketoacyl-[acyl-carrier-protein] synthase family protein codes for MNQPTIAVTGIGTVSPYGVGLSTFWENLIANHSAVNRVEDDQLRKWSPVGARVPDFDPLNFLPKRLAKNTDRFTQLSLVAAKEALTDAQLLKSDGETLVPEVDPDRIGTAIGTAFGGIQSLEAGSEKLATGSAKRVGPRMISKAIPNAASSTISMQYGFHGPSVTYVTACAASANSIGESTFWFFRDDVDFVLAGGADSLWSNVFLSGLRDAGALATKGPDDPTTWSRPFDANRTGMVMGEGSALFVLEPLEHAKARGAHIYAILKGYGASNDAYHDTAPDPEGYSAALAIKRALRSAQLTADDINYVNAHATSTPAGDIAETKALRSIFGEKLDTIPVSSIKGGIGHLLGAAGAIESVASIKALETGIIPATLHCETRDEEVPLDIVPNTSRKQRITTAMSNSFGFGGQNGILIWQAP; via the coding sequence ATGAACCAACCAACAATCGCTGTAACTGGAATTGGGACAGTATCACCATATGGCGTTGGACTTTCAACATTTTGGGAAAATTTAATCGCCAATCATTCGGCGGTAAACAGGGTCGAGGATGACCAATTACGTAAATGGTCTCCAGTAGGGGCTCGTGTTCCTGATTTTGACCCATTGAATTTTCTCCCAAAAAGACTTGCCAAAAATACAGATCGTTTTACTCAACTTTCCCTTGTTGCGGCAAAAGAAGCATTAACAGATGCACAACTTTTAAAAAGTGATGGGGAGACGCTTGTACCTGAAGTTGATCCTGACCGAATCGGAACAGCAATTGGCACAGCATTTGGCGGTATTCAATCCCTTGAAGCTGGTTCTGAAAAATTAGCAACCGGAAGCGCCAAACGGGTTGGTCCACGGATGATTTCCAAGGCTATTCCCAATGCAGCATCGAGTACAATTTCTATGCAATATGGCTTCCACGGACCATCTGTGACCTATGTGACCGCCTGTGCAGCTTCGGCGAATTCTATTGGTGAGTCCACTTTCTGGTTCTTTCGTGATGACGTTGATTTCGTATTGGCTGGTGGGGCCGACAGTTTATGGTCAAATGTCTTCTTATCAGGATTGCGTGATGCTGGTGCATTAGCTACCAAAGGGCCGGATGATCCAACCACATGGTCACGCCCATTCGATGCCAATCGAACTGGAATGGTAATGGGGGAAGGATCGGCATTGTTTGTGCTTGAACCACTTGAACATGCCAAAGCGCGTGGCGCACATATTTATGCCATTTTAAAAGGTTATGGCGCATCAAACGACGCCTATCATGATACTGCGCCAGATCCAGAAGGTTACAGTGCAGCATTAGCTATTAAGCGGGCACTTCGCTCAGCGCAATTAACAGCGGATGACATTAATTATGTAAATGCTCATGCAACCTCAACGCCTGCTGGTGATATTGCCGAAACAAAGGCATTACGATCCATATTTGGCGAAAAATTAGATACCATTCCTGTTAGCTCGATTAAAGGAGGCATCGGCCACTTACTTGGTGCTGCAGGTGCGATAGAAAGTGTAGCATCCATTAAAGCCCTGGAAACAGGAATTATTCCCGCTACATTACATTGTGAAACACGTGATGAGGAGGTGCCGCTTGATATCGTACCAAATACAAGCCGTAAACAGCGTATTACCACAGCAATGAGTAATTCGTTTGGATTTGGCGGCCAAAATGGAATTTTAATCTGGCAGGCTCCCTAA
- a CDS encoding class I adenylate-forming enzyme family protein, whose product MMQRNQQTTIPTVQERRQALESQFPVWEKHTIATHFKSQCQLYQERPLIMMPDDVVTYGEMWNRSFLYAKAFMKVGVKRGDHVAILMANDPDYIALFIATSMVGAVAVPLNTQLRDEELNYMIRQSDTNWLILHQSASKQNHAAIISKIVENLKAEPDSRLQRAICIPNANEPIPNGFIDWSSFISEADKVSDDAVLKRWKETDDPDECAAIIYTSGSTGLPKGVMLTDDMMLRSGFATCLSRAYEDGRRIFAPLPFYHVYFLQEGLFAVSFVGGAMVTCLGFSPLQSFELMEKYRVNDFLAVPSMLVAMLNRPERKTFQLESLFALLCCAAPSPVPLWKRAVEELKVEEIGTGCGGTEASSTTMLTEIGDPLDIISTKVGKVKLAGVAGHPEFGDASVEYKVIDPDTGADLPAGSVGELAVRGNVVTHGYYKKPDETAFAIDQDGFLRSGDLGQIDEQGYIQLLGRSKDLYKVSGETVAPKEIEDVISLHAAVNQVYIVGVPDQLTTETGAAFIELKQGVPCTKREIREWCRKRVARFKVPRYIWFVTANDWPLTGTGKIQKFKLQEIAEERLSKHG is encoded by the coding sequence ATGATGCAAAGAAATCAACAAACAACAATCCCTACCGTTCAGGAAAGACGGCAGGCTCTGGAATCACAATTTCCTGTCTGGGAAAAACATACCATTGCCACCCATTTTAAAAGTCAATGTCAATTGTATCAGGAGCGCCCGCTGATCATGATGCCGGATGATGTTGTTACTTATGGAGAAATGTGGAACCGGTCATTTTTATATGCTAAAGCATTCATGAAAGTGGGGGTCAAACGTGGGGATCATGTTGCTATCCTGATGGCCAATGACCCCGATTATATTGCTTTATTTATTGCGACTTCCATGGTTGGAGCGGTAGCAGTTCCATTAAACACACAGCTTCGGGATGAGGAACTAAACTACATGATTCGCCAATCAGATACGAATTGGCTTATTTTACATCAATCAGCAAGTAAACAAAACCATGCAGCAATCATAAGCAAGATTGTCGAAAACCTTAAAGCAGAGCCTGACAGTCGTTTGCAGCGTGCTATTTGTATACCAAATGCCAACGAACCCATTCCAAATGGCTTTATAGATTGGTCGAGTTTTATTTCTGAAGCGGACAAGGTTTCAGATGATGCAGTCCTTAAACGGTGGAAAGAAACAGATGACCCCGATGAATGCGCCGCGATTATTTATACATCAGGCTCAACAGGGTTGCCAAAAGGAGTTATGCTAACGGATGATATGATGTTACGTTCAGGGTTTGCTACTTGTTTGAGCCGGGCTTATGAAGATGGAAGACGTATTTTTGCCCCCTTACCTTTTTATCATGTCTATTTTCTCCAAGAGGGGCTTTTCGCTGTTTCGTTTGTTGGCGGGGCAATGGTTACCTGTCTAGGGTTCTCACCATTACAATCCTTTGAGTTGATGGAGAAGTATCGTGTCAACGACTTTCTCGCTGTTCCATCCATGCTTGTTGCCATGTTGAACCGACCCGAACGAAAAACGTTTCAACTCGAGTCTTTGTTTGCCCTTTTATGTTGTGCCGCACCTTCACCGGTACCACTTTGGAAGCGTGCTGTCGAGGAATTGAAGGTCGAGGAAATTGGTACAGGATGTGGTGGAACTGAGGCTTCATCAACCACCATGCTAACTGAAATCGGTGATCCACTAGACATCATTTCAACCAAAGTCGGCAAAGTCAAATTGGCTGGTGTGGCAGGTCATCCAGAGTTTGGGGATGCAAGTGTGGAATATAAGGTGATTGACCCGGATACTGGAGCAGACTTACCAGCAGGATCAGTAGGTGAACTTGCAGTAAGAGGGAATGTTGTCACACATGGATACTACAAAAAGCCTGACGAAACCGCCTTTGCAATCGATCAGGATGGCTTTCTTCGTAGTGGGGATTTGGGTCAAATTGACGAACAAGGGTACATTCAGCTCTTGGGTAGGAGTAAGGATCTTTACAAAGTGTCTGGTGAAACGGTTGCTCCAAAAGAAATTGAAGATGTCATTTCGCTGCATGCTGCAGTTAACCAAGTATATATTGTTGGTGTCCCCGATCAACTTACAACAGAAACCGGTGCAGCCTTTATTGAATTGAAGCAGGGTGTTCCCTGTACAAAGCGGGAAATCAGAGAATGGTGCAGGAAACGCGTTGCCCGCTTTAAAGTCCCGCGTTATATTTGGTTTGTTACCGCAAATGACTGGCCGTTAACAGGAACAGGGAAGATTCAAAAATTCAAGCTGCAGGAGATTGCTGAGGAGAGATTGTCCAAACACGGTTAG
- a CDS encoding AbrB family transcriptional regulator, with amino-acid sequence MQHHDSIKIKHFILTLITAVIGGALFKLLHIPVPWLLGPMVAGLIGTNVLKQHYFWPTGIRDAGMMIVGYTIGLSMTPVALHAMALQLPTMLSMTVILLLFCSGIAYVVSKLSDSDYNTTLLGSIPGGLTQVIMLAEETEGINLAVVTVTQVIRLMMIIIMMPLLVTLPVYNDGAAENASTAVNTVTASWSGLFPGLLLFAVVSIVLTFVGNKIHFPTSFLLGPAIGTAILQAFGIEGPHLPPVLINMSQLMIGTHVGLMLQTDQIQRKMRTIGLAIGSGLMLLLGSLVLSVVLTKIHPVSNATALLSLAPGGMDQMGIIAHEIHADLSMVSGYQLFRTFFIYFAVPPLVKLIFKMMDRRKAAQQNGHA; translated from the coding sequence ATGCAACATCATGATTCTATTAAAATAAAACATTTCATCCTAACGCTGATAACCGCTGTTATTGGCGGTGCGCTTTTTAAATTGCTCCATATCCCGGTTCCGTGGTTGCTTGGGCCAATGGTGGCGGGGCTCATCGGTACCAATGTATTGAAGCAACATTATTTTTGGCCAACTGGTATTCGCGATGCAGGTATGATGATTGTTGGCTATACGATCGGTTTATCGATGACACCAGTCGCTTTGCATGCCATGGCGCTTCAATTGCCTACCATGCTGAGTATGACAGTGATCTTGTTACTTTTTTGTTCGGGGATTGCATATGTCGTATCGAAACTTTCTGATAGTGACTATAATACAACGCTGTTAGGTAGTATTCCGGGTGGGCTGACACAGGTAATTATGCTGGCAGAGGAAACAGAAGGCATTAACTTGGCAGTGGTGACGGTCACACAGGTGATTCGGCTGATGATGATTATTATCATGATGCCGCTGCTGGTTACATTACCAGTGTATAACGACGGAGCTGCAGAAAACGCATCGACTGCGGTCAATACAGTGACTGCGAGTTGGAGCGGTTTATTTCCCGGTTTGCTTTTGTTCGCAGTAGTAAGTATTGTACTAACTTTTGTAGGAAATAAAATACACTTTCCAACGTCCTTCTTGTTGGGACCTGCAATTGGTACAGCCATTCTTCAGGCATTTGGTATAGAGGGGCCGCATTTGCCACCGGTTCTTATTAATATGTCACAGTTGATGATCGGTACGCATGTTGGCTTGATGCTGCAAACCGATCAAATCCAGCGGAAAATGCGGACAATTGGTTTGGCGATTGGCAGCGGGTTGATGCTTTTACTGGGATCGTTGGTTTTGAGTGTCGTATTAACAAAAATTCATCCAGTATCGAATGCAACGGCCTTGTTAAGCCTGGCTCCCGGGGGTATGGATCAAATGGGAATCATTGCCCATGAGATTCATGCGGATTTGTCGATGGTTTCCGGCTATCAACTGTTTCGCACTTTTTTTATTTATTTTGCTGTCCCGCCATTGGTGAAGTTGATATTTAAAATGATGGACAGGAGAAAAGCAGCGCAGCAGAATGGACATGCATGA